The Juglans microcarpa x Juglans regia isolate MS1-56 chromosome 2S, Jm3101_v1.0, whole genome shotgun sequence genome has a window encoding:
- the LOC121252275 gene encoding transcription factor MYB20, with protein sequence MGRQPCCDKIGLKKGPWTAEEDKKLINFILTNGQCCWRAVPKLAGLLRCGKSCRLRWTNYLRPDLKRGLLSEYEEQMVIELHAQLGNRWSKIASHLPGRTDNEIKNHWNTHIKKKLKKMGIDPITHRPISSTANDQPRQEQEQKQKQITSLSDSDTTPDFDQNKEPETSLESSSITEAREESGKSMTSTCDPMELMNNSFCTDEVPLMEPHEILVPCADSSSSSSSSSSSSSTSNSSNFLQDLQFPDFEWPCDYMISNSMGLWDYDLSRWDLLITDNGDKKQIVDPSLYCPIMVLDEESWAYI encoded by the exons ATGGGGAGGCAACCGTGCTGTGACAAAATTGGGTTAAAGAAGGGTCCTTGGACAGCTGAGGAGGACAAGAAGCTTATTAACTTTATTCTCACCAATGGCCAATGTTGTTGGAGAGCTGTTCCTAAGCTTGCAG GATTGTTAAGGTGTGGCAAAAGTTGCAGACTGAGATGGACAAACTATCTTAGGCCAGATTTGAAGAGAGGTCTTTTATCGGAATATGAAGAGCAAATGGTCATTGAGCTCCATGCTCAACTTGGCAACAG ATGGTCTAAGATTGCTTCTCATCTCCCTGGAAGAACTGATAATGAGATCAAGAATCACTGGAACACCCACatcaagaaaaaactaaaaaagatgGGTATTGATCCAATCACCCACAGACCAATCTCTAGTACAGCAAATGATCAACCCCGGCAAGAACAAGagcaaaaacagaaacaaattACTTCTCTATCTGATAGTGATACTACACCTGACTTTGATCAAAACAAGGAACCCGAGACATCATTGGAGTCATCCTCCATTACTGAAGCCAGGGAGGAAAGCGGCAAAAGCATGACAAGCACATGTGACCCAATGGAGCTCATGAATAATAGCTTCTGCACTGATGAAGTTCCATTAATGGAACCCCATGAGATACTAGTCCCATGTGCAGATTCTTCATCAAGttcttcctcctcatcatcctcttcttctaCTTCAAATTCCTCCAACTTCTTGCAAGACTTGCAGTTCCCGGATTTTGAGTGGCCTTGTGACTACATGATTAGCAACAGCATGGGATTGTGGGATTATGACCTCAGTCGTTGGGATTTGTTGATTACTGATAATGGTGACAAAAAGCAGATTGTTGATCCTTCTCTTTACTGCCCGATAATGGTTTTGGATGAAGAATCTTGGGCATACATATAG